A window of the Halichoerus grypus chromosome 2, mHalGry1.hap1.1, whole genome shotgun sequence genome harbors these coding sequences:
- the LOC118520875 gene encoding uncharacterized protein LOC118520875 isoform X4 — protein MTDLCCCSPCCQPTCCRTTCCRTTCCRPSCCGGSSCCGSSCCQPCGCRPTCCRTTCCRTTCCRPSCCGTTCCRPSCCVSSCCQPSCCGSSGCRQPCCGSSCCQPACSPRVYCRRTCYLPTCCCLPGCLAQGCGSSCCSPCCQPRRCRTTCCRTTCCHPCCVSSCCQPSYC, from the exons ATGACCGACTTGtgctgctgctccccttgctgcCAGCCTACGtgctgcaggaccacctgctgcaggaccacTTGCTGTCGGCCCAGCTGCTGCGG CGGGTCCAGCTGCTGCGGGTCCAGCTGCTGCCAGCCTTGCGGCTGCCGCCCAACTTGCTGTCGgaccacctgctgcaggaccacctgctgccGGCCCAGCTGCTGCGG gaccacctgctgccGGCCCAGCTGCTGTGTCTCCAGCTGCTGTCAACCCAGCTGCTGTGGGTCCAGTGGCTGTAGACAACCTTGCTGTGGGTCCAGCTGCTGTCAGCCAGCCTGCTCTCCCCGCGTGTACTGCAGGAGAACCTGCTACCTCCCCACCTGCTGCTGCCTGCCTGGATGCCTAGCCCAGGGCTGTGGATCCA gctgctgctccccttgctgcCAGCCTAGGCgctgcaggaccacctgctgcaggaccacTTGCTGCCACCCTTGCTGCGTGTCCAGCTGCTGCCAGCCTTCCTACTGCTGA
- the LOC118520875 gene encoding uncharacterized protein LOC118520875 isoform X3 translates to MTDLCCCSPCCQPTCCRTTCCRTTCCRPSCCGCCPPTCCQTTCCRTTCCRPSCCGCGGGCGQGGSGSSCCGSSCCQPCGCRPTCCRTTCCRTTCCRPSCCGTTCCRPSCCVSSCCQPSCCGSSGCRQPCCGSSCCQPACSPRVYCRRTCYLPTCCCLPGCLAQGCGSSCCSPCCQPRRCRTTCCRTTCCHPCCVSSCCQPSYC, encoded by the exons ATGACCGACTTGtgctgctgctccccttgctgcCAGCCTACGtgctgcaggaccacctgctgcaggaccacTTGCTGTCGGCCCAGCTGCTGCGG CTGCTGCCCCCCAACTTGCTGTCagaccacctgctgcaggaccacctgctgTCGGCCCAGCTGCTGCGGGTGCGGCGGCGGCTGTGGACAAGGCGGCAGCGGGTCCAGCTGCTGCGGGTCCAGCTGCTGCCAGCCTTGCGGCTGCCGCCCAACTTGCTGTCGgaccacctgctgcaggaccacctgctgccGGCCCAGCTGCTGCGG gaccacctgctgccGGCCCAGCTGCTGTGTCTCCAGCTGCTGTCAACCCAGCTGCTGTGGGTCCAGTGGCTGTAGACAACCTTGCTGTGGGTCCAGCTGCTGTCAGCCAGCCTGCTCTCCCCGCGTGTACTGCAGGAGAACCTGCTACCTCCCCACCTGCTGCTGCCTGCCTGGATGCCTAGCCCAGGGCTGTGGATCCA gctgctgctccccttgctgcCAGCCTAGGCgctgcaggaccacctgctgcaggaccacTTGCTGCCACCCTTGCTGCGTGTCCAGCTGCTGCCAGCCTTCCTACTGCTGA
- the LOC118520875 gene encoding uncharacterized protein LOC118520875 isoform X5, translated as MTDLCCCSPCCQPTCCRTTCCRTTCCRPSCCGGSSCCGSSCCQPCCCRPTCCRTTCCRTTCCRPSCCVSSCCQPSCCGSSGCRQPCCGSSCCQPACSPRVYCRRTCYLPTCCCLPGCLAQGCGSSCCSPCCQPRRCRTTCCRTTCCHPCCVSSCCQPSYC; from the exons ATGACCGACTTGtgctgctgctccccttgctgcCAGCCTACGtgctgcaggaccacctgctgcaggaccacTTGCTGTCGGCCCAGCTGCTGCGG CGGGTCCAGCTGCTGCGGGTCCAGCTGCTGCCAGCCTTGCTGCTGCCGCCCAACTTGCTGTCGgaccacctgctgcaggaccacctgctgccGGCCCAGCTGCTGTGTCTCCAGCTGCTGTCAACCCAGCTGCTGTGGGTCCAGTGGCTGTAGACAACCTTGCTGTGGGTCCAGCTGCTGTCAGCCAGCCTGCTCTCCCCGCGTGTACTGCAGGAGAACCTGCTACCTCCCCACCTGCTGCTGCCTGCCTGGATGCCTAGCCCAGGGCTGTGGATCCA gctgctgctccccttgctgcCAGCCTAGGCgctgcaggaccacctgctgcaggaccacTTGCTGCCACCCTTGCTGCGTGTCCAGCTGCTGCCAGCCTTCCTACTGCTGA
- the LOC118520875 gene encoding uncharacterized protein LOC118520875 isoform X2 yields the protein MTDLCCCSPCCQPTCCRTTCCRTTCCRPSCCGCGGGCGQGGSGSSCYGPSCCPPTCCQTTCCRTTCCRPSCCGCGGGCGQGGSGSSCCGSSCCQPCGCRPTCCRTTCCRTTCCRPSCCGCGGGCGQGGSGSSCYGSSCCPPTCCQTTCCRTTCCRPSCCGCGSGGCGQGSSGSSCCGSSCCQPCCCRPTCCRTTCCRTTCCRPSCCVSSCCQPSCCGSSGCRQPCCGSSCCHDSCCCSPCCQPRRCRTTCCRTTCCHPCCVSSCCQPSYC from the exons ATGACCGACTTGtgctgctgctccccttgctgcCAGCCTACGtgctgcaggaccacctgctgcaggaccacTTGCTGTCGGCCCAGCTGCTGCGGGTGCGGAGGCGGCTGTGGACAAGGCGGCAGCGGGTCCAGCTGCTACGGGCCCAGCTGCTGCCCCCCAACTTGCTGTCagaccacctgctgcaggaccacctgctgTCGGCCCAGCTGCTGCGGGTGCGGCGGCGGCTGTGGACAAGGCGGCAGCGGGTCCAGCTGCTGCGGGTCCAGCTGCTGCCAGCCTTGCGGCTGCCGCCCAACTTGCTGTCGgaccacctgctgcaggaccacctgctgccGGCCCAGCTGCTGCGGGTGCGGCGGCGGCTGTGGACAAGGCGGCAGCGGGTCCAGCTGCTACGGGTCCAGCTGCTGCCCCCCAACTTGCTGTCagaccacctgctgcaggaccacctgctgTCGGCCCAGCTGCTGCGGGTGCGGCAGCGGCGGCTGTGGACAAGGCAGCAGCGGGTCCAGCTGCTGCGGGTCCAGCTGCTGCCAGCCTTGCTGCTGCCGCCCAACTTGCTGTCGgaccacctgctgcaggaccacctgctgccGGCCCAGCTGCTGTGTCTCCAGCTGCTGTCAACCCAGCTGCTGTGGGTCCAGTGGCTGTAGACAACCTTGCTGTGGGTCCAGCTGCTGTCA CGACTCGtgctgctgctccccttgctgcCAGCCTAGGCgctgcaggaccacctgctgcaggaccacTTGCTGCCACCCTTGCTGCGTGTCCAGCTGCTGCCAGCCTTCCTACTGCTGA
- the LOC118520875 gene encoding uncharacterized protein LOC118520875 isoform X1 translates to MTDLCCCSPCCQPTCCRTTCCRTTCCRPSCCGCGGGCGQGGSGSSCYGPSCCPPTCCQTTCCRTTCCRPSCCGCGGGCGQGGSGSSCCGSSCCQPCGCRPTCCRTTCCRTTCCRPSCCGCGGGCGQGGSGSSCYGSSCCPPTCCQTTCCRTTCCRPSCCGCGSGGCGQGSSGSSCCGSSCCQPCCCRPTCCRTTCCRTTCCRPSCCVSSCCQPSCCGSSGCRQPCCGSSCCQPACSPRVYCRRTCYLPTCCCLPGCLAQGCGSSCCSPCCQPRRCRTTCCRTTCCHPCCVSSCCQPSYC, encoded by the exons ATGACCGACTTGtgctgctgctccccttgctgcCAGCCTACGtgctgcaggaccacctgctgcaggaccacTTGCTGTCGGCCCAGCTGCTGCGGGTGCGGAGGCGGCTGTGGACAAGGCGGCAGCGGGTCCAGCTGCTACGGGCCCAGCTGCTGCCCCCCAACTTGCTGTCagaccacctgctgcaggaccacctgctgTCGGCCCAGCTGCTGCGGGTGCGGCGGCGGCTGTGGACAAGGCGGCAGCGGGTCCAGCTGCTGCGGGTCCAGCTGCTGCCAGCCTTGCGGCTGCCGCCCAACTTGCTGTCGgaccacctgctgcaggaccacctgctgccGGCCCAGCTGCTGCGGGTGCGGCGGCGGCTGTGGACAAGGCGGCAGCGGGTCCAGCTGCTACGGGTCCAGCTGCTGCCCCCCAACTTGCTGTCagaccacctgctgcaggaccacctgctgTCGGCCCAGCTGCTGCGGGTGCGGCAGCGGCGGCTGTGGACAAGGCAGCAGCGGGTCCAGCTGCTGCGGGTCCAGCTGCTGCCAGCCTTGCTGCTGCCGCCCAACTTGCTGTCGgaccacctgctgcaggaccacctgctgccGGCCCAGCTGCTGTGTCTCCAGCTGCTGTCAACCCAGCTGCTGTGGGTCCAGTGGCTGTAGACAACCTTGCTGTGGGTCCAGCTGCTGTCAGCCAGCCTGCTCTCCCCGCGTGTACTGCAGGAGAACCTGCTACCTCCCCACCTGCTGCTGCCTGCCTGGATGCCTAGCCCAGGGCTGTGGATCCA gctgctgctccccttgctgcCAGCCTAGGCgctgcaggaccacctgctgcaggaccacTTGCTGCCACCCTTGCTGCGTGTCCAGCTGCTGCCAGCCTTCCTACTGCTGA